The following are encoded in a window of Candidatus Nitrosotalea sinensis genomic DNA:
- a CDS encoding multicopper oxidase domain-containing protein produces MNRRYSMMSIAAVVAVAGLLFASTYSQTQMTASTQNIPSASAQGMMRAVDDMGGVKLQMPSAFAQIPADQVDSMVAQGRHVVDVKLVAQSADLPIMGGGKYHALTFNGQVPGPTVRVTQGDIVRVTLTIPSTESTPHSIDMHAGQLSATNFGAVKVGQSNTYAYIAEVPGAFKYHCEGVNLASMDQHVLSGMYGVTIVDPLDGYKPLIVDQTVAQNGKVSVVHQRYEADAKEFVLEYNQLYLTADGSYDQTAMFLHNTTQTVVNGMAFGYTPNADINKLIKGDPSKNVFPVQPWNDPALKQYQGHPLFVDLNTHYRIFVVNQGDMPVFFHIVGGMLDRVSQGNHVQAQGSQTWLIGGSQDAIIDTVFNSPGAYVAVNHDYAAIFTGAATVFVAGDPFNLGYKAGDMPNPSDAVPPLGMNSIPQKEIVHCLCTDNQSAAIATSISG; encoded by the coding sequence ATGAACAGACGATACAGTATGATGTCAATTGCCGCAGTAGTGGCAGTGGCAGGATTATTGTTCGCAAGCACATATTCACAGACTCAGATGACTGCATCTACTCAGAATATTCCAAGTGCATCAGCACAAGGTATGATGAGAGCAGTCGATGACATGGGCGGTGTCAAGTTACAGATGCCAAGCGCATTTGCACAGATACCAGCAGATCAAGTTGATAGTATGGTCGCACAAGGACGCCATGTTGTAGATGTCAAGTTAGTTGCACAAAGCGCTGACTTGCCAATCATGGGCGGTGGTAAATACCATGCATTGACCTTTAACGGTCAAGTCCCAGGACCAACAGTAAGAGTTACCCAAGGCGATATCGTCAGAGTAACACTCACAATACCTTCAACTGAATCAACACCACACTCCATAGACATGCACGCAGGACAACTAAGTGCAACAAACTTTGGAGCAGTGAAGGTTGGTCAATCTAACACCTATGCATACATCGCTGAGGTTCCTGGTGCATTCAAGTATCACTGTGAAGGTGTCAATCTAGCTTCAATGGACCAACATGTATTGTCCGGCATGTACGGAGTTACAATCGTAGATCCATTGGACGGTTACAAGCCATTGATTGTAGACCAGACTGTAGCCCAAAACGGCAAAGTCTCAGTAGTACATCAACGCTATGAAGCCGATGCAAAAGAATTTGTCTTAGAGTACAACCAATTGTACTTGACAGCAGATGGCAGCTATGATCAGACAGCAATGTTCTTACACAACACCACACAGACTGTTGTAAACGGTATGGCATTTGGTTACACACCAAACGCAGACATCAACAAGCTGATAAAAGGTGATCCAAGCAAGAACGTCTTCCCAGTACAACCCTGGAATGACCCAGCACTAAAGCAATATCAAGGACATCCATTGTTTGTCGACCTTAACACACACTACAGAATCTTTGTAGTCAATCAAGGTGACATGCCAGTATTCTTCCACATAGTTGGTGGAATGTTGGATCGTGTATCACAAGGTAATCATGTACAAGCTCAAGGTAGCCAAACTTGGTTAATTGGTGGTTCACAGGATGCAATCATTGATACTGTCTTTAACAGCCCTGGTGCATATGTAGCAGTCAATCATGACTATGCAGCAATCTTTACAGGTGCGGCCACAGTATTTGTCGCAGGCGACCCATTCAATTTGGGCTACAAGGCAGGCGATATGCCAAACCCATCTGATGCAGTACCTCCATTGGGCATGAACTCTATTCCACAAAAGGAAATCGTTCACTGTCTATGTACTGATAACCAGTCAGCTGCAATTGCGACATCTATTAGCGGGTAA
- a CDS encoding D-2-hydroxyacid dehydrogenase — translation MSMNQSVLICDQVAPILNEILQKNGLQITYEPEITPDQIKEKIANFDIVIVRSRTKITKEMIEKASKCKIIARVGVGLDNIDTEAAKAKGIRVINAVEGAMNAVAELVLGLMLSLAREIPRADREIRNGKWLKKELMGSELSGKYLGIVGLGNIGKRLAKLARALNMNIIGFDVMPIADDFAREVGLIKADIDTLLSSADYVSFHVPLTETTHHLVNAKRLSTMKKTAYIINTSRGEIIDEDALYDALQQGKLAGAALDVFEKEPAVGNKLTTLPNVVCTPHIGAQTKEAQTLAANVIGEKIIMILRGVI, via the coding sequence ATGTCGATGAATCAATCTGTATTGATATGTGATCAGGTAGCACCAATTCTAAATGAAATTTTACAGAAAAATGGTCTGCAAATTACATACGAGCCAGAGATTACTCCAGATCAAATAAAAGAAAAGATTGCAAATTTTGATATTGTTATAGTTAGAAGCAGAACAAAAATCACAAAGGAGATGATAGAAAAAGCATCCAAGTGTAAGATAATTGCACGTGTTGGTGTGGGATTGGATAACATAGACACTGAAGCTGCAAAGGCAAAGGGGATTCGAGTAATCAATGCAGTAGAAGGTGCAATGAATGCGGTTGCAGAACTTGTACTTGGTTTGATGTTATCACTTGCAAGAGAAATCCCAAGGGCCGACAGGGAAATTAGAAACGGAAAATGGCTCAAAAAAGAACTGATGGGAAGTGAGCTCTCAGGAAAATACTTGGGTATTGTTGGATTGGGAAACATTGGCAAGAGACTTGCCAAGCTTGCACGTGCACTTAACATGAATATCATTGGGTTTGATGTAATGCCTATTGCAGATGACTTTGCACGCGAAGTAGGACTGATAAAAGCAGACATTGACACATTGCTGTCAAGTGCTGACTATGTCTCATTTCATGTACCGCTCACAGAGACAACACATCATCTTGTAAATGCAAAAAGACTCTCTACTATGAAAAAAACTGCTTACATCATAAACACCTCACGAGGAGAGATAATTGATGAAGATGCATTGTATGATGCATTACAGCAGGGTAAACTTGCAGGTGCCGCACTTGATGTCTTTGAGAAAGAGCCTGCTGTAGGAAACAAACTCACAACGCTGCCAAATGTGGTATGCACTCCTCACATTGGTGCACAGACAAAGGAAGCACAAACACTTGCTGCAAATGTCATAGGCGAAAAAATAATAATGATTCTCCGCGGCGTTATCTAG
- a CDS encoding thioredoxin-like domain-containing protein — translation MFDNIFSKVTKAPEFPQEFEWINTKEPLSLEKLRGHVIVLDFWTYCCINCMHTLPVLAELEKKYKDSPVVFIGVHAAKFFNEKEKQNIAQAVARYEISHPVIVDQNMTVWSNFGVNGWPTIAIIDPNGTLVYRQSGEGQKEMIEDTIDVLLEKHSNSHTLAREPIVIHHTIKKDATTLSFPGKISIFNKKIAISDSNHNRILVTDTSGKVLHVIGNGKPGLQDGNLSQASFWRPQGVAWYNDYTIIVADTENHALRKIDLEKNQVTTLVGTGRQGPWRSPGGRGKETAISSPWDVTTKDNLVFIAMAGNHQLWEYDTTTDIARPFAGTGQEDIVDADRTRALLAQPSGIFLHNDIIYFVDSETSSVRELDLNTGYVRTVVGHGLFAFGHKDGNSNQALFQHPLGVCSTQEKIFVADTYNSAIRIIDKTTEQVATVVGKKETSTMCKLDDPSCDTLFLYEPSDVKWYDDKLYIADTNNHLIRIYDLKTNLLQTLDIQI, via the coding sequence ATGTTTGACAACATATTTTCCAAGGTTACAAAAGCACCAGAGTTTCCTCAAGAGTTTGAGTGGATAAACACAAAAGAGCCGCTCTCACTTGAGAAACTAAGAGGACATGTCATAGTTTTAGATTTTTGGACCTATTGCTGCATAAACTGCATGCATACACTTCCAGTACTTGCAGAGCTTGAAAAAAAATACAAAGACTCACCAGTTGTATTCATCGGAGTTCATGCTGCCAAGTTTTTCAATGAAAAAGAAAAGCAAAACATTGCCCAGGCAGTTGCAAGATACGAGATATCTCATCCAGTAATTGTAGACCAAAACATGACAGTATGGAGTAATTTTGGCGTAAACGGCTGGCCCACAATTGCAATAATCGACCCAAACGGCACACTGGTGTACAGACAGTCAGGCGAGGGCCAAAAAGAGATGATTGAAGACACCATAGATGTGCTCTTGGAGAAACACTCCAACTCCCACACACTTGCAAGAGAACCAATTGTCATACATCATACCATAAAAAAAGATGCCACTACACTCTCATTTCCAGGCAAGATATCAATATTTAATAAAAAAATTGCAATATCAGATTCAAACCACAACAGGATACTTGTAACAGATACGTCAGGCAAAGTCTTGCATGTCATTGGAAACGGCAAGCCAGGACTCCAAGATGGTAACCTATCTCAAGCATCATTTTGGAGACCGCAAGGAGTTGCATGGTACAACGATTATACCATCATTGTAGCAGACACTGAAAATCATGCATTGCGTAAGATAGACTTGGAGAAAAATCAAGTCACTACACTTGTAGGAACTGGAAGACAGGGACCGTGGAGATCACCTGGAGGAAGGGGGAAAGAGACTGCAATCTCTTCTCCATGGGATGTAACAACAAAAGACAATCTTGTTTTCATTGCAATGGCAGGAAATCACCAACTGTGGGAATATGATACCACCACAGACATTGCAAGACCGTTTGCAGGAACAGGACAAGAAGATATTGTTGATGCAGACAGGACACGCGCACTACTTGCACAGCCAAGCGGGATTTTTCTACACAATGACATAATCTATTTTGTAGACAGTGAGACCTCATCAGTCAGGGAGCTTGACCTTAACACTGGATACGTCAGGACAGTCGTAGGACACGGACTGTTTGCATTTGGCCACAAGGATGGCAACTCAAACCAAGCGCTATTTCAACACCCACTAGGGGTGTGCTCCACGCAAGAGAAAATTTTTGTCGCAGACACATACAACTCTGCAATTCGAATAATTGACAAGACAACAGAGCAGGTTGCCACCGTTGTAGGAAAGAAAGAAACTAGCACCATGTGTAAATTGGACGACCCAAGCTGTGACACACTTTTTCTCTACGAGCCAAGTGATGTCAAATGGTACGATGATAAACTGTACATCGCAGACACAAACAACCACCTAATACGCATCTATGACTTGAAGACAAATCTATTGCAGACACTAGACATTCAGATATAA
- a CDS encoding cation:proton antiporter produces MQNITQGIQSAVVTANISDQINNTLQSNFIKTEIAKINHSIIQNVFGTSDLTSPQVIFLAIAVIVFVGVTGEAFFRKTGVPEVLFLTIVGFVLGPIFGVVDNSTAFRIIPYFASLALIIIMFDGGISLDIKTVIRTAHYSLLLSILSFAATLAIVAPLAVYAFGWPWINALLSGAILGGISPIVVFAIAKRLPISEETRSILILESAMTDILATIVAFLLFEAITSGHFSSISLASGFARELAVGFGLGLGVGIPWLYGFSKITNIKHAYMLTLAVLFVLFFAAKSLGESGALTALVFGLVLGNRTEVSRRLRFKMPEISMEDTFHDEITFLVRSFFFVFVGLIAEFGQLRYILVGIIMAIAIYMSRRVLTRVCLTPSKFAQFDRRVVRAMVPRGLAAAVLATFAITFSIPHAKVYTEIAFVIIIATVIITTIDLSKISKKDVKKL; encoded by the coding sequence TTGCAAAATATCACACAAGGCATCCAATCAGCAGTAGTAACTGCAAATATCTCAGATCAGATAAACAATACACTACAATCAAATTTCATCAAGACCGAGATAGCCAAAATAAATCACAGTATCATACAAAATGTATTTGGAACTAGCGACCTTACCTCTCCTCAAGTAATTTTTCTAGCAATTGCAGTAATTGTATTTGTAGGAGTTACAGGAGAGGCATTTTTTAGAAAGACTGGAGTTCCTGAAGTTCTCTTTTTAACAATAGTAGGTTTTGTACTAGGCCCAATCTTTGGAGTTGTAGACAATTCCACAGCATTTAGGATAATCCCGTACTTTGCATCACTTGCGTTGATCATAATCATGTTTGATGGAGGAATCAGTCTTGACATCAAGACAGTAATCAGGACTGCACACTATTCCCTTCTTTTATCCATACTTAGTTTTGCAGCAACACTTGCAATTGTTGCTCCCCTTGCAGTCTATGCATTTGGATGGCCGTGGATTAACGCATTGCTTTCGGGTGCAATACTTGGAGGAATTAGTCCAATTGTAGTATTTGCCATAGCTAAAAGGTTGCCCATATCAGAAGAGACAAGATCAATTCTCATTTTGGAATCAGCCATGACAGACATCTTGGCAACAATAGTAGCATTTTTGCTCTTTGAAGCAATAACATCAGGCCATTTCAGTAGCATATCACTTGCGTCAGGATTTGCAAGAGAGTTAGCAGTAGGATTCGGGTTGGGCCTTGGAGTTGGAATACCATGGCTTTATGGATTTTCAAAGATAACAAACATCAAGCACGCATACATGCTCACACTTGCAGTACTGTTTGTGCTCTTTTTTGCTGCCAAGTCTCTTGGCGAGTCAGGGGCCCTCACTGCGCTTGTATTTGGTCTCGTATTAGGAAATAGAACAGAGGTATCAAGGCGACTGAGATTCAAGATGCCAGAAATATCAATGGAAGATACATTCCATGACGAGATTACGTTTCTTGTCAGGTCATTTTTCTTTGTATTTGTCGGCTTGATTGCAGAGTTTGGCCAGCTGCGATACATATTGGTAGGAATCATAATGGCAATAGCAATTTACATGTCACGACGAGTCTTGACAAGAGTGTGTCTGACCCCATCCAAGTTTGCCCAGTTTGACAGAAGAGTAGTAAGGGCAATGGTGCCAAGGGGACTTGCAGCTGCAGTGCTTGCAACATTTGCAATAACATTTTCCATACCTCATGCCAAAGTCTACACCGAGATTGCCTTTGTCATAATAATTGCAACTGTAATAATCACGACAATAGATTTGAGCAAGATTTCGAAAAAAGATGTAAAAAAACTATAG
- a CDS encoding Lrp/AsnC ligand binding domain-containing protein, translated as MEKAYVLIGCELGAENEILEKLKKMEKVKGAHIVYGDYDIVVEAQADTESQMDSLITKQIRQLARVRSTMTLGVVS; from the coding sequence ATGGAAAAAGCGTACGTTTTGATCGGTTGCGAGCTTGGTGCAGAAAACGAGATTCTTGAAAAACTCAAAAAGATGGAAAAAGTCAAGGGTGCACACATTGTATACGGAGACTATGATATCGTAGTAGAGGCTCAGGCTGATACAGAATCCCAGATGGACAGTCTAATTACAAAGCAGATTCGCCAGCTGGCACGAGTCAGGTCTACTATGACCTTAGGCGTTGTAAGCTGA
- a CDS encoding SRPBCC family protein — protein sequence MIKVVSKIMINSSAKQVWNVISEIQRDPYFWKGMSRVRTTSKNGNALTRQVTLANSEKCLQKVILFPIEGIHIRWTRGMITGTKDIMITQIGTQTLLEVEMNYELHGIAQVRSRSISEELRDEAELAVHLVKEEIEKTQAFPTESRKQWADMIHE from the coding sequence ATGATCAAAGTAGTTTCTAAAATTATGATAAATTCTTCTGCCAAACAAGTATGGAATGTAATATCTGAAATTCAGCGCGATCCATATTTTTGGAAAGGAATGTCTCGTGTTAGAACAACATCAAAAAATGGAAATGCTCTGACACGTCAGGTGACACTTGCAAATTCTGAAAAGTGTTTGCAGAAAGTCATCTTGTTTCCAATAGAAGGGATTCACATTCGATGGACGAGGGGAATGATTACCGGTACGAAAGATATCATGATAACTCAGATTGGAACTCAAACGCTTCTTGAGGTTGAGATGAATTATGAATTGCATGGAATTGCTCAAGTTCGCTCAAGGAGCATATCTGAAGAATTACGTGACGAGGCAGAACTTGCAGTTCATTTGGTAAAAGAAGAGATTGAAAAGACTCAGGCTTTTCCGACTGAATCTAGAAAACAATGGGCGGATATGATACATGAGTAA
- a CDS encoding 50S ribosomal protein L15e: MPSRQDQIWINMWKENSPELRAKAIEWRKQNALVRIERPSRIQRARRLGYKAKQGIVVVRMRVGKGNMRKKRPVAGRRPKHLGVLRIKPALGMQHVAERRVLERFPNMNLLGSYYVHQDGLYLWYEVILADPSHPRIIKDKEIRGKLAVLRN; encoded by the coding sequence ATGCCAAGTAGACAGGATCAAATCTGGATAAACATGTGGAAGGAAAATTCCCCAGAGCTTAGAGCCAAGGCAATCGAATGGAGAAAACAAAATGCTCTAGTTCGCATAGAAAGGCCAAGCAGAATCCAGAGGGCACGAAGACTTGGATACAAAGCAAAACAGGGAATTGTCGTAGTAAGAATGCGCGTAGGAAAAGGTAACATGCGCAAGAAAAGACCAGTTGCAGGAAGAAGACCAAAGCACCTTGGTGTGTTGAGAATCAAGCCAGCACTTGGAATGCAGCATGTTGCAGAACGCAGGGTACTTGAGAGATTTCCAAACATGAATCTTCTTGGATCATATTATGTTCATCAAGACGGCTTGTACCTCTGGTACGAAGTAATACTTGCAGACCCATCTCATCCACGAATCATAAAAGACAAGGAAATTCGTGGAAAACTTGCTGTCTTGAGAAATTGA
- a CDS encoding transcription initiation factor IIB, with the protein MSKRKQVLERPEISKKSSSEYSCITSGCKGWPIITDNSSGEILCGSCGRVLEERSPESAPLFESDSVDSPKRNFGLANSLTMYDMNMTTVMSDRDGMGKSLSSVNKNAFYRLKILNTRSAVAAKNKTLRSALVFLNVLQVKLALPDSVAENSAHLYRKAMREKMTVGRKSKNLVCACVYVACKQAGVPRSLGEISLTSNIGKKELGRTYRTLVEEMSLSLEPFSSVEFLAKVANEAQVSEKSQRNALELLLTLEKAGMTRGRNPKAMAAATLYLSCILNAEQKSQSEITRASGVTSTTIRARYYEIKKFILGPEER; encoded by the coding sequence ATGAGTAAGAGAAAACAGGTGCTGGAAAGGCCAGAGATATCAAAAAAATCCTCTTCTGAGTATTCCTGTATTACATCAGGATGCAAGGGATGGCCGATAATTACTGACAATTCTTCAGGTGAAATTCTATGTGGTTCATGTGGGCGAGTTTTAGAAGAAAGATCCCCCGAATCAGCACCGCTTTTTGAGTCTGATTCTGTAGACAGTCCAAAAAGAAACTTTGGTCTTGCAAATTCGCTTACAATGTATGATATGAACATGACAACCGTAATGTCAGATAGAGATGGCATGGGTAAATCTCTGTCAAGTGTAAACAAGAATGCGTTTTACAGATTAAAGATACTAAATACTAGAAGCGCAGTTGCTGCAAAAAACAAGACTCTGCGTTCTGCACTTGTATTTCTTAATGTGCTTCAAGTCAAACTTGCATTACCTGATTCTGTAGCAGAAAACTCGGCTCATCTGTATAGAAAAGCAATGAGGGAAAAAATGACTGTTGGGAGAAAATCAAAAAATCTTGTATGTGCATGCGTGTATGTTGCATGCAAACAGGCCGGAGTTCCAAGATCTTTGGGCGAGATATCGCTTACAAGCAATATTGGTAAAAAAGAACTTGGAAGAACGTATAGAACTTTGGTAGAAGAAATGAGTCTATCCCTTGAACCATTTAGTTCAGTGGAATTTCTTGCCAAGGTTGCAAATGAGGCTCAAGTCTCTGAAAAATCACAGAGAAATGCGCTAGAACTGCTGCTGACACTTGAAAAAGCTGGCATGACTAGAGGGAGAAACCCAAAGGCAATGGCTGCTGCAACTTTGTATCTGTCTTGTATATTAAATGCAGAGCAAAAGTCACAATCTGAAATAACTCGAGCATCAGGGGTTACATCTACTACAATTCGTGCAAGATATTATGAGATAAAAAAATTCATCCTGGGACCTGAAGAGAGATAA
- a CDS encoding Lrp/AsnC ligand binding domain-containing protein gives MHETFVLINCDLGKEEQIVKSLQEIEYVKEVQATHGVYDVVAKLETKTEKELTDIVRQKILGLGPVHSVLTLFAQ, from the coding sequence ATGCATGAAACATTTGTTCTCATAAACTGTGATTTAGGAAAAGAAGAACAAATTGTGAAATCACTGCAAGAAATAGAATACGTAAAAGAAGTACAAGCAACGCACGGAGTATACGATGTTGTAGCAAAACTAGAGACAAAAACAGAAAAAGAACTCACAGATATAGTAAGACAAAAAATACTTGGACTCGGGCCAGTCCATAGCGTATTGACATTATTTGCGCAATGA
- a CDS encoding aspartate ammonia-lyase, with protein sequence MKFRTDTDSLGKVEIPAEAYYGAFTARAIKQYHVTGQRSHPYLVMAFVMIKRSAAVANMKVKALDKKRGDAIVKACDQVLSGKHLDQFVVEAINSGAGTAFNMNTNEVLANIALEILGKKKGDYESLHPNDHVNMSQSSNDTFPTAMHVSILFDTVQVIPAIDELIKTLAKKAKEFSSYQKIGRTHLMDALPVTLGSEFAAYATAVAKACDAIVEAKKELEKIALGGTAVGSGANTPKGYRTIAISELAKISRLSLKPEPDMQFGLESRFAVAKMSSTLRNLALELGRIANDIRLMASGPVAGLSEIGIPAVHAGSSIMPGKVNPSLAECMNMVCFDIIGKDSTVALAAQAGQFELNVMLPVMVKSVLDSMDMLRNFVPIFSKNLIEGLTANKTKLGQYIENSPVIVTLLAPKIGYQASADLFKESLKTGKTIRQLVVAKELLTEKEVNELLG encoded by the coding sequence GTGAAGTTTAGAACAGATACCGATTCTTTAGGAAAAGTAGAGATTCCAGCAGAAGCATACTATGGTGCATTCACTGCAAGAGCCATAAAACAATACCACGTGACAGGACAGAGGTCTCATCCCTATCTTGTGATGGCATTTGTAATGATTAAAAGATCAGCAGCAGTTGCAAACATGAAAGTAAAGGCACTTGACAAAAAAAGAGGAGATGCCATAGTCAAGGCATGTGACCAAGTTTTATCAGGAAAACATTTGGACCAGTTTGTAGTAGAGGCAATCAACTCTGGTGCAGGCACTGCATTTAACATGAACACAAACGAAGTCTTGGCAAATATTGCATTAGAGATACTTGGCAAGAAAAAAGGAGATTATGAATCGCTCCATCCAAATGATCACGTCAACATGTCGCAGTCAAGCAATGATACATTTCCAACTGCCATGCATGTTTCCATACTGTTTGATACAGTCCAAGTCATACCAGCAATTGATGAGCTAATCAAGACACTTGCAAAAAAGGCAAAAGAATTTTCAAGTTATCAAAAAATTGGAAGAACCCATCTCATGGATGCACTTCCTGTTACATTGGGAAGTGAATTTGCAGCATATGCAACTGCAGTTGCCAAGGCCTGCGATGCAATAGTTGAAGCAAAAAAAGAACTTGAAAAAATTGCACTTGGAGGAACTGCAGTAGGCTCTGGTGCAAACACACCAAAAGGATACAGAACAATTGCAATTTCAGAGTTGGCTAAAATTTCAAGGCTTTCACTCAAGCCAGAACCGGACATGCAGTTCGGACTAGAGAGTAGATTTGCAGTTGCAAAAATGTCATCTACATTACGAAACCTGGCACTAGAGCTTGGAAGAATAGCAAACGACATCAGACTCATGGCATCAGGCCCTGTTGCAGGACTATCAGAGATAGGAATCCCAGCAGTCCATGCAGGCTCGTCAATCATGCCAGGAAAGGTAAACCCATCTCTTGCAGAATGCATGAATATGGTCTGTTTTGATATAATAGGAAAAGACTCTACGGTGGCACTTGCAGCACAGGCAGGACAGTTTGAGTTGAATGTGATGCTTCCAGTAATGGTAAAATCAGTACTAGATTCAATGGACATGCTGCGAAACTTTGTGCCAATATTCTCAAAGAACCTAATTGAGGGACTGACTGCAAACAAGACCAAGCTAGGCCAGTACATAGAAAACAGTCCAGTAATTGTCACCTTGCTTGCACCAAAGATTGGATACCAGGCAAGTGCAGACTTGTTCAAAGAGTCTCTCAAGACAGGCAAGACAATCAGACAGCTTGTCGTTGCAAAAGAATTATTGACTGAAAAAGAAGTAAACGAACTTCTCGGATGA
- a CDS encoding tRNA (N(6)-L-threonylcarbamoyladenosine(37)-C(2))-methylthiotransferase produces MAKIWVEAHGCSASFADSEMISGLVVNGGHTLAASEKDSDLSVLITCSVKDVTAHKMVHRIKKLRSAPLVVAGCLPKAEKNTVEKFSPNASMLGPNSLGRTLDVIESTLHGIKKIELEDTDASKVGLPKVRLNPVVGIIEIASGCMSQCTFCQTKISKGELQSYRVGDIVRQVRQEIKDGCVEVWLTSTDNGCYGLDIGSSLPELVSNVSEIKQDFMVRVGMMNPMYLPRIQKGLLGSFESDRVFKFLHIPVQSGSDKVLKEMKRQHTAKIYHDANAAFREKFEKFTIATDIIVGFPTETEEDFVKTVDLIKSTRPDVVNLSRYSARDGTKAAKLEQIDISEVKRRSKIVFDLAKKISLERNKEWIGWEGQVLFDERSEGKTKGRNFAYKQIVTDQYVELGHKVNVKITGAAPNGLYGTVS; encoded by the coding sequence ATGGCCAAGATCTGGGTAGAGGCACATGGTTGTTCTGCAAGCTTTGCAGATTCTGAAATGATATCAGGTCTTGTCGTAAATGGAGGCCACACACTTGCAGCAAGTGAAAAAGATTCAGATCTTAGTGTACTGATAACATGTTCTGTCAAAGATGTTACTGCACACAAGATGGTACATCGGATAAAGAAACTTCGCAGCGCACCACTTGTTGTTGCAGGATGTCTTCCAAAAGCAGAGAAAAATACTGTAGAAAAATTTAGCCCCAATGCAAGCATGCTTGGACCAAACTCACTTGGAAGAACACTTGATGTAATAGAATCTACGTTGCATGGAATAAAAAAAATAGAACTTGAAGATACCGATGCAAGCAAAGTCGGACTGCCAAAGGTCAGACTCAACCCAGTTGTAGGCATAATAGAAATTGCAAGCGGATGCATGAGCCAGTGCACATTTTGTCAGACAAAAATTTCAAAAGGAGAATTACAAAGCTATCGAGTCGGAGACATTGTACGCCAAGTAAGACAAGAGATCAAAGACGGATGCGTCGAAGTATGGCTTACATCAACTGACAACGGCTGCTATGGACTAGATATCGGCTCTAGTTTGCCTGAGCTTGTAAGCAATGTATCTGAGATAAAACAGGATTTCATGGTACGGGTAGGCATGATGAACCCAATGTATCTTCCACGCATACAAAAGGGATTACTAGGAAGCTTTGAGAGTGACAGAGTCTTCAAGTTTTTGCATATTCCAGTCCAGAGCGGAAGCGACAAGGTGCTAAAAGAGATGAAAAGACAGCACACTGCCAAGATATACCATGACGCCAACGCTGCATTTAGGGAGAAATTTGAAAAGTTTACCATTGCTACTGATATCATAGTAGGCTTTCCAACAGAGACTGAAGAGGACTTTGTCAAGACAGTAGACTTGATAAAATCAACAAGGCCTGATGTTGTAAATCTCTCAAGATATAGCGCACGAGACGGCACCAAGGCAGCCAAGCTAGAACAGATTGACATTTCAGAAGTCAAGAGGCGAAGCAAGATAGTATTTGATCTTGCAAAGAAGATATCACTTGAGAGAAACAAGGAATGGATAGGATGGGAGGGCCAGGTGCTATTCGATGAGCGATCAGAAGGAAAGACAAAGGGAAGAAACTTTGCCTACAAGCAGATAGTAACAGACCAGTATGTAGAATTGGGACACAAAGTAAATGTCAAGATAACAGGCGCTGCACCCAATGGGCTGTATGGTACAGTGAGCTAA
- a CDS encoding metal-sensitive transcriptional regulator: MTHHKLPEIKKRLARIEGHVKGIGKMIDEGKGYPEIVQQITAVRAALDSTMEIIIEDLVDHVNLNTNNKGKKAASDLKDTVSKIL; the protein is encoded by the coding sequence ATGACTCACCATAAACTTCCTGAGATCAAAAAAAGATTGGCAAGAATAGAAGGACATGTCAAAGGAATAGGAAAAATGATTGATGAGGGAAAAGGCTATCCTGAGATTGTGCAACAAATAACTGCAGTGAGGGCAGCGCTTGACAGTACAATGGAGATAATCATTGAGGATCTTGTAGATCATGTAAATTTGAATACCAACAACAAAGGCAAAAAGGCTGCAAGTGATCTAAAAGATACTGTATCTAAGATTCTATAG